One Rhododendron vialii isolate Sample 1 chromosome 2a, ASM3025357v1 genomic region harbors:
- the LOC131317430 gene encoding uncharacterized mitochondrial protein AtMg00300-like, with the protein MSKGALTLVRDKKDGTLYVSRGTYSSIAVGAKGIDCTTWYRILGHMSETGMKVMLSKGKLPGCKSLDLEFCEDCVPGKQRKVSFTKVARTLKTEKLKLVHTDVWVLLSVCKNWRALVENEA; encoded by the exons ATGAGCAAGGGGGCCTTGACTCTTGTTCGTGATAAGAAAGATGGAACCCTCTATGTATCTAGAGGTACATATAGTAGCATCGCGGTGGGAGCAAAAGGGATTGATTGCACTACGTGGTATCGTATACTGGGTCACATGAGCGAAACGGGGATGAAAGTAATGTTGTCGAAGGGAAAGTTACCGGGTTGTAAGTCGCTGGACTTGGAGTTTTGTGAAGACTGTGTTCCCGGGAAACAGAGGAAAGTCAGCTTTACGAAGGTGGCTAGGACCCTGAAAACAGAGAAGCTGAAGCTTGTGCACACCGATGTGTGGGTCCTTCTAAG TGTCTGTAAGAATTGGAGAGCACTAGTTGAGAATGAAGcatga
- the LOC131315890 gene encoding uncharacterized protein LOC131315890, with protein MYKQMNCFKAKIKELLPNSLEGNSKGSIYWSPNDVYSQMINKKEWSGRVRGCGFGPTPKSSGSTCNDFPQFNVADEEEKMRDKQTIRELQDKVQSQAAEMSTLKERMAIVMRHAGLQVRDSCNGPLDQTSPQAHQGSSHASHDIEYSDRGNRTF; from the exons ATGTACAAGCAAATGAATTGTTTCAAG GCAAAAATTAAGGAATTGCTTCCAAATAGCTTGGAAGGAAATTCTAAGGGCAGCATATATTGGTCCCCGAATGACGTTTATTCTcaaatgattaataaaaaagagtGGTCTGGTCGTGTTCGTGGTTGTGGGTTTGGGCCTACTCCTAAAAGTAGTGGCTCAACTTGCAACGATTTCCCGCAATTTAATGTGGCTgatgaagaagagaaaatgagagacaaACAAACTATACGTGAACTACAAGATAAGGTGCAATCTCAAGCGGCTGAAATGAGCACTTTAAAAGAACGAATGGCTATTGTGATGAGACATGCTGGATTACAG GTTCGAGACAGTTGCAATGGCCCCCTAGATCAGACTTCTCCACAAGCACATCAAGGATCATCACATGCAAGTCATGACATCGAATATTCTGATCGAG GTAATAGGACGTTCTAG